The Chloroflexota bacterium genome has a segment encoding these proteins:
- a CDS encoding DnaJ domain-containing protein, with translation MQSYYDVLGVAEDAEADEIEAAFRRALASAQAEAESDATADVAARMRTLAEAYEILSNPTYRTAYDLKRAKKEPFPVPKPIAGSKLFRALKASGSTLVKDVKEQYDNDPSIRKDFDRSIQLGRKVARAARFLRFLR, from the coding sequence ATGCAAAGTTACTATGACGTACTCGGTGTCGCTGAGGATGCCGAAGCCGACGAGATCGAAGCGGCGTTTCGGCGCGCTCTCGCGTCCGCGCAGGCGGAAGCAGAGAGTGACGCTACCGCAGACGTGGCCGCGCGCATGCGGACGTTGGCGGAAGCCTACGAGATCCTGTCTAATCCTACGTACCGCACTGCCTACGACCTCAAGCGAGCGAAGAAGGAGCCGTTTCCGGTACCCAAGCCAATCGCCGGCTCCAAGCTCTTTCGCGCGTTGAAAGCCAGCGGCTCCACCCTCGTCAAGGATGTGAAGGAACAGTACGACAACGACCCCTCCATCAGAAAAGACTTCGACCGTTCCATTCAGCTCGGCCGCAAAGTGGCCCGCGCCGCGCGGTTTCTCCGTTTCTTGCGGTAG